A stretch of Pygocentrus nattereri isolate fPygNat1 chromosome 8, fPygNat1.pri, whole genome shotgun sequence DNA encodes these proteins:
- the mrpl18 gene encoding 39S ribosomal protein L18, mitochondrial translates to MTLVAALLRRVRLQSGWSEARSLTQAAHKPEINHNEDISKTFVNRNPRNLEQMALAVKDRGWATVWPTKHYYHRLVFQRSQHHVSAEVFSCDSNVPVLTCSTQEWALKKELSSTRSVSACRAVGEVLAQRCHEAGITHLVYREVPWAFRTEAVQTFWTAMKEGGVILSEPRRKFI, encoded by the exons ATGACGCTTGTGGCTGCGCTGCTGCGGAGAGTCCGCCTGCAGAGCGGCTGGAGTGAAG cTCGGAGTTTGACTCAGGCGGCGCATAAGCCTGAGATTAACCATAATGAAGACATCAGTAAGACTTTTGTTAACCGAAACCCCAGAAATCTGGAACAGATGGCCCTCGCTGTGAAAGACAGAGGCTGGGCCACCGTCTGGCCCACAAAACACTACTACCACAG GCTGGTGTTCCAGCGCTCGCAGCATCACGTCTCCGCTGAGGTTTTCTCGTGTGATTCTAACGTGCCCGTACTCACGTGCTCGACGCAGGAGTGGGCACTGAAGAAGGAGCTGAGCTCCACTCGCTCCGTATCTGCTTGCCGTGCTGTGGGGGAGGTCCTGGCCCAGCGATGCCATGAGGCTGGCATCACACATCTGGTTTACCGTGAAGTACCGTGGGCCTTTCGCACAGAGGCG GTCCAGACCTTTTGGACAGCCATGAAAGAGGGGGGTGTGATCCTCAGTGAGCCGCGACgcaaatttatttaa